A genomic region of Populus nigra chromosome 11, ddPopNigr1.1, whole genome shotgun sequence contains the following coding sequences:
- the LOC133667894 gene encoding disease resistance protein RPV1-like isoform X2, translated as MSCFFEVFAYIWRFIIRNPHVSPSPSTPSTLTTAQPQVIKHDVFLSFRGEDTRGGFTSHLYAALDRKQIRAFIDYQLRRGDEISASLLRTIEEAKLSVIVFSENYASSKWCLEELAKIIERRRNNGQIVIPVFYKVDPSHVRNQTRSFGDALARLIKKKALTMDKEQSFRDALTAAANLSGWSLGNSELESEFIKNIVGDVLKKLHAMSSSHTTTGLFGIDVRVSKVESLLNMESPDVLIVGIWGMGGIGKTTIAEAVCNKVHSRFERIFFANCRQQSDLPRRFLKRLLGQETLNTMGSLSFLDSFVRDRLRRIKVFIVLDDVDDSMRLDEWRDLLDGRNSSFGSGSKVLITSRNKQLLKNVVDETYEVEGLNYADSIQLFSSKALKNCIPTIDQRHLIIKNVRHVQGNPLALKVLGSSLYDKSIEEWRSALKKLALDPQIERALRISYDGLDLEQKPIFLDIAHFFKGRMQGEATGILDCLYGRSVNFDISTLIDKCLISTAKDYFHRDKLEMHDLLQEMAFNIVRAESDFPGERSRLSHPPDVVQVLEENKGTQKIKGISLDMSMLSRQIHLKSDAFAMMDGLRFLNIYFSRYSKEDKILHLPPTGLEYLPNELRYFLWSRFPSKSLPPSFRAEHLVELHLSKSKLVKLWTGVKDVGNLRRIDLSDSPHLTELPDLSMAKNLVSLDLTDCPSLTEVPSSLQYLDKLEKIYLFRCYNLRSFPMLDSKVLRFLLISRCLDVTTCPTISQNMEWLWLEQTSIKEVPQSVTGKLERLCLSGCPEITKFPEISGDIEILDLRGTAIKEVPSSIQFLTRLEVLDMSGCSKLESLPKITVPMESLHSLKLSKTGIKEIPSSLIKHMISLTFLNLDGTPIKALPELPPSLRYLTTHDCASLETVTSSINIGRLELGLDFTNCFKLDQKPLVAAMHLKIQSGEEIPDGGIQMVLPGSEIPEWFGDKGIGSSLTMQLPSNCHQLKGIAFCLVFLLPLPSHDMPYKVDDDIDVNLYLDYHVKSKNGEHDGDDEVVLASGERCHLPSQMKTCDSDHMVLHYMALRYQLELVNRLRKYSGNEVTFKFYHHEVVNMARKVGNEIQRPFKLKSCGVYLHFDENLPTLSTSTEVPVAFCVASLKPDEKLVNLSPTNSPI; from the exons ATGTCTTGTTTCTTCGAAGTGTTTGCTTATATCTGGAGATTCATCATACGAAACCCCCATGTTTCTCCATCGCCATCTACTCCTTCCACCTTAACCACCGCCCAGCCACAAGTAATTAAACATGATGTCTTCCTTAGTTTCAGGGGAGAAGACACCCGTGGTGGTTTTACCAGCCACCTCTATGCTGCTTTGGACCGGAAACAAATCCGAGCTTTCATAGATTATCAGCTTCGGAGAGGAGATGAGATTTCGGCATCACTTCTGAGAACAATTGAAGAGGCCAAGCTTtctgtgattgttttttctgaAAACTATGCATCTTCCAAATGGTGCTTGGAGGAGCTTGCAAAGATTATTGAGCGTAGAAGAAATAATGGACAGATAGTTATTCCAGTATTCTACAAGGTGGATCCATCCCATGTAAGAAATCAAACACGAAGCTTTGGAGATGCATTGGCTAGATTGATAAAGAAGAAAGCTTTGACGATGGACAAAGAGCAGAGCTTCAGAGACGCTTTGACGGCTGCAGCCAATCTATCTGGATGGAGCTTAGGGAATTCTGA GCTGGAGTCCGAATTTATTAAGAATATCGTTGgagatgttttgaaaaaattgcaTGCCATGTCTTCAAGTCACACTACGACGGGTCTATTTGGAATTGATGTTCGTGTTAGCAAAGTTGAGTCTTTGTTAAATATGGAATCTCCAGATGTTCTCATTGTAGGGATATGGGGAATGGGTGGTATCGGTAAGACAACGATTGCTGAAGCTGTATGCAACAAGGTTCATTCTCGATTTGAAAGAATCTTTTTTGCAAACTGTAGGCAACAATCTGATTTGCCAAGAAGATTTCTTAAACGGCTGCTTGGCCAAGAAACTCTGAACACTATGGGCTCCTTGAGTTTTCTAGATTCTTTTGTGAGGGATAGACTTCGTCGAATTAAGGTTTTCATTGTTCTGGATGACGTGGATGATTCAATGCGTTTGGATGAATGGAGAGATTTGCTTGATGGACGAAACAGTTCATTTGGTTCGGGCAGTAAAGTTCTCATAACAAGTAGGAACAAGCAACTGCTTAAGAATGTAGTTGATGAGACATACGAGGTTGAGGGGTTGAACTATGCAGACTCTATTCAACTCTTTAGCTCAAAAGCCTTGAAGAATTGCATCCCCACAATTGATCAAAGACACTTGATAATAAAGAATGTAAGGCATGTACAAGGCAATCCGTTGGCTCTTAAAGTTTTGGGTTCCTCTCTCTATGATAAAAGCATCGAAGAATGGCGCAGTGCATTGAAGAAACTAGCTCTGGACCCTCAAATCGAAAGGGCATTGAGAATTAGTTACGATGGGTTggatttagaacaaaaacccatATTTCTTGACATAGCACATTTCTTCAAAGGACGGATGCAAGGCGAAGCAACAGGAATATTAGATTGCTTATATGGTCGATCTGTGAATTTTGATATAAGCACGCTTATTGATAAGTGTCTCATAAGTACTGCAAAGGATTACTTTCATCGTGACAAGCTAGAAATGCATGATTTACTACAAGAAATGGCATTTAACATTGTTCGTGCAGAATCTGATTTTCCTGGCGAACGTAGCAGGTTAAGTCATCCTCCTGATGTCGTTCAAGTATTGGAGGAAAATAAG ggaactcaaaaaattaaaggcatATCTTTGGACATGTCCATGTTATCGAGACAGATACACTTGAAATCTGATGCATTCGCAATGATGGATGGTCTTCGATTTCTCAATATCTATTTCAGTCGTTACTCCAAAGAAGATAAAATATTGCACCTTCCTCCTACTGGCCTTGAATATCTTCCTAATGAGctgagatattttttatggtcTAGATTCCCTTCGAAATCCTTGCCGCCATCTTTTCGTGCTGAACACCTTGTCGAGCTTCACCTAAGCAAAAGCAAGCTTGTAAAACTTTGGACAGGAGTAAAG GATGTTGGGAATTTAAGAAGAATTGACCTATCTGACTCTCCACATTTGACGGAATTGCCAGATCTATCAATGGCCAAAAATTTAGTGTCCTTAGATCTTACGGACTGTCCAAGTTTAACCGAGGTTCCGTCATCTCTTCAATATCTTGACAAGCTGGAAAAAATTTATCTCTTTCGTTGCTATAATCTTAGAAGTTTTCCAATGCTTGATTCAAAGGTTCTCAGATTCCTTCTTATAAGTCGGTGCCTAGATGTGACCACGTGTCCAACGATTTCACAAAATATGGAATGGTTATGGTTGGAACAAACTTCAATCAAAGAAGTTCCACAATCAGTTACTGGCAAGTTGGAACGTCTTTGTCTAAGTGGTTGCCCAGAGATCACCAAGTTTCCAGAGATTTCAGGGGATATAGAAATATTAGATCTAAGGGGAACTGCTATTAAAGAGGTGCCCTCGTCAATCCAGTTTCTCACAAGACTTGAAGTGTTGGATATGAGTGGTTGCTCAAAACTTGAGAGCCTCCCAAAAATCACAGTGCCTATGGAATCTTTGCATAGCCTTAAGTTGAGTAAAACAGGCATTAAAGAGATACCCTCATCATTAATTAAGCATATGATATCTTTGACGTTTCTAAATTTAGATGGAACGCCGATTAAAGCGTTACCTGAGCTTCCCCCTTCGCTTCGTTATCTAACAACACATGACTGTGCATCACTAGAAACCGTGACATCAAGCATCAATATCGGTAGATTAGAGTTAGGATTGGATTTTACAAATTGCTTCAAATTGGATCAGAAACCACTGGTAGCAGCAATGCATTTGAAAATTCAG TCCGGAGAGGAGATCCCAGATGGCGGTATTCAAATGGTACTACCGGGGAgtgaaattccagaatggtTCGGTGACAAAGGAATTGGATCTTCACTCACCATGCAGTTGCCGTCCAATTGTCATCAGCTCAAGGGAATTGCTTTCTGCCTTGTCTTTCTACTCCCTCTTCCCTCCCATGACATGCCTTATAAAGtcgatgatgatattgatgttaatttatatcttGATTACCATGTTAAGAGTAAAAACGGTGAgcatgatggtgatgatgaagtCGTCTTAGCTTCCGGGGAAAGATGTCATCTACCATCTCAAATGAAGACATGTGACTCGGATCACATGGTTCTACATTACATGGCTCTACGTTACCAGCTCGAATTGGTAAATCGTTTACGTAAATATTCCGGCAATGAAGTTACATTTAAATTCTACCACCATGAAGTGGTCAACATGGCGAGGAAGGTAGGTAATGAGATCCAAAGGCCTTTCAAGTTGAAAAGCTGTGGGGTGTATCTGCACTTTGATGAAAATCTACCCACTCTGAGCACATCAACAGAAGTGCCAGTAGCTTTTTGTGTGGCTTCACTCAAACCAGATGAAAAGCTAGTCAATCTATCACCAACTAATTCTCCTATTTGA
- the LOC133667894 gene encoding disease resistance protein RPV1-like isoform X1, with translation MSCFFEVFAYIWRFIIRNPHVSPSPSTPSTLTTAQPQVIKHDVFLSFRGEDTRGGFTSHLYAALDRKQIRAFIDYQLRRGDEISASLLRTIEEAKLSVIVFSENYASSKWCLEELAKIIERRRNNGQIVIPVFYKVDPSHVRNQTRSFGDALARLIKKKALTMDKEQSFRDALTAAANLSGWSLGNSELESEFIKNIVGDVLKKLHAMSSSHTTTGLFGIDVRVSKVESLLNMESPDVLIVGIWGMGGIGKTTIAEAVCNKVHSRFERIFFANCRQQSDLPRRFLKRLLGQETLNTMGSLSFLDSFVRDRLRRIKVFIVLDDVDDSMRLDEWRDLLDGRNSSFGSGSKVLITSRNKQLLKNVVDETYEVEGLNYADSIQLFSSKALKNCIPTIDQRHLIIKNVRHVQGNPLALKVLGSSLYDKSIEEWRSALKKLALDPQIERALRISYDGLDLEQKPIFLDIAHFFKGRMQGEATGILDCLYGRSVNFDISTLIDKCLISTAKDYFHRDKLEMHDLLQEMAFNIVRAESDFPGERSRLSHPPDVVQVLEENKGTQKIKGISLDMSMLSRQIHLKSDAFAMMDGLRFLNIYFSRYSKEDKILHLPPTGLEYLPNELRYFLWSRFPSKSLPPSFRAEHLVELHLSKSKLVKLWTGVKDVGNLRRIDLSDSPHLTELPDLSMAKNLVSLDLTDCPSLTEVPSSLQYLDKLEKIYLFRCYNLRSFPMLDSKVLRFLLISRCLDVTTCPTISQNMEWLWLEQTSIKEVPQSVTGKLERLCLSGCPEITKFPEISGDIEILDLRGTAIKEVPSSIQFLTRLEVLDMSGCSKLESLPKITVPMESLHSLKLSKTGIKEIPSSLIKHMISLTFLNLDGTPIKALPELPPSLRYLTTHDCASLETVTSSINIGRLELGLDFTNCFKLDQKPLVAAMHLKIQVSLLTPLSFFLLSFLLASSHFRNVTFVLQSGEEIPDGGIQMVLPGSEIPEWFGDKGIGSSLTMQLPSNCHQLKGIAFCLVFLLPLPSHDMPYKVDDDIDVNLYLDYHVKSKNGEHDGDDEVVLASGERCHLPSQMKTCDSDHMVLHYMALRYQLELVNRLRKYSGNEVTFKFYHHEVVNMARKVGNEIQRPFKLKSCGVYLHFDENLPTLSTSTEVPVAFCVASLKPDEKLVNLSPTNSPI, from the exons ATGTCTTGTTTCTTCGAAGTGTTTGCTTATATCTGGAGATTCATCATACGAAACCCCCATGTTTCTCCATCGCCATCTACTCCTTCCACCTTAACCACCGCCCAGCCACAAGTAATTAAACATGATGTCTTCCTTAGTTTCAGGGGAGAAGACACCCGTGGTGGTTTTACCAGCCACCTCTATGCTGCTTTGGACCGGAAACAAATCCGAGCTTTCATAGATTATCAGCTTCGGAGAGGAGATGAGATTTCGGCATCACTTCTGAGAACAATTGAAGAGGCCAAGCTTtctgtgattgttttttctgaAAACTATGCATCTTCCAAATGGTGCTTGGAGGAGCTTGCAAAGATTATTGAGCGTAGAAGAAATAATGGACAGATAGTTATTCCAGTATTCTACAAGGTGGATCCATCCCATGTAAGAAATCAAACACGAAGCTTTGGAGATGCATTGGCTAGATTGATAAAGAAGAAAGCTTTGACGATGGACAAAGAGCAGAGCTTCAGAGACGCTTTGACGGCTGCAGCCAATCTATCTGGATGGAGCTTAGGGAATTCTGA GCTGGAGTCCGAATTTATTAAGAATATCGTTGgagatgttttgaaaaaattgcaTGCCATGTCTTCAAGTCACACTACGACGGGTCTATTTGGAATTGATGTTCGTGTTAGCAAAGTTGAGTCTTTGTTAAATATGGAATCTCCAGATGTTCTCATTGTAGGGATATGGGGAATGGGTGGTATCGGTAAGACAACGATTGCTGAAGCTGTATGCAACAAGGTTCATTCTCGATTTGAAAGAATCTTTTTTGCAAACTGTAGGCAACAATCTGATTTGCCAAGAAGATTTCTTAAACGGCTGCTTGGCCAAGAAACTCTGAACACTATGGGCTCCTTGAGTTTTCTAGATTCTTTTGTGAGGGATAGACTTCGTCGAATTAAGGTTTTCATTGTTCTGGATGACGTGGATGATTCAATGCGTTTGGATGAATGGAGAGATTTGCTTGATGGACGAAACAGTTCATTTGGTTCGGGCAGTAAAGTTCTCATAACAAGTAGGAACAAGCAACTGCTTAAGAATGTAGTTGATGAGACATACGAGGTTGAGGGGTTGAACTATGCAGACTCTATTCAACTCTTTAGCTCAAAAGCCTTGAAGAATTGCATCCCCACAATTGATCAAAGACACTTGATAATAAAGAATGTAAGGCATGTACAAGGCAATCCGTTGGCTCTTAAAGTTTTGGGTTCCTCTCTCTATGATAAAAGCATCGAAGAATGGCGCAGTGCATTGAAGAAACTAGCTCTGGACCCTCAAATCGAAAGGGCATTGAGAATTAGTTACGATGGGTTggatttagaacaaaaacccatATTTCTTGACATAGCACATTTCTTCAAAGGACGGATGCAAGGCGAAGCAACAGGAATATTAGATTGCTTATATGGTCGATCTGTGAATTTTGATATAAGCACGCTTATTGATAAGTGTCTCATAAGTACTGCAAAGGATTACTTTCATCGTGACAAGCTAGAAATGCATGATTTACTACAAGAAATGGCATTTAACATTGTTCGTGCAGAATCTGATTTTCCTGGCGAACGTAGCAGGTTAAGTCATCCTCCTGATGTCGTTCAAGTATTGGAGGAAAATAAG ggaactcaaaaaattaaaggcatATCTTTGGACATGTCCATGTTATCGAGACAGATACACTTGAAATCTGATGCATTCGCAATGATGGATGGTCTTCGATTTCTCAATATCTATTTCAGTCGTTACTCCAAAGAAGATAAAATATTGCACCTTCCTCCTACTGGCCTTGAATATCTTCCTAATGAGctgagatattttttatggtcTAGATTCCCTTCGAAATCCTTGCCGCCATCTTTTCGTGCTGAACACCTTGTCGAGCTTCACCTAAGCAAAAGCAAGCTTGTAAAACTTTGGACAGGAGTAAAG GATGTTGGGAATTTAAGAAGAATTGACCTATCTGACTCTCCACATTTGACGGAATTGCCAGATCTATCAATGGCCAAAAATTTAGTGTCCTTAGATCTTACGGACTGTCCAAGTTTAACCGAGGTTCCGTCATCTCTTCAATATCTTGACAAGCTGGAAAAAATTTATCTCTTTCGTTGCTATAATCTTAGAAGTTTTCCAATGCTTGATTCAAAGGTTCTCAGATTCCTTCTTATAAGTCGGTGCCTAGATGTGACCACGTGTCCAACGATTTCACAAAATATGGAATGGTTATGGTTGGAACAAACTTCAATCAAAGAAGTTCCACAATCAGTTACTGGCAAGTTGGAACGTCTTTGTCTAAGTGGTTGCCCAGAGATCACCAAGTTTCCAGAGATTTCAGGGGATATAGAAATATTAGATCTAAGGGGAACTGCTATTAAAGAGGTGCCCTCGTCAATCCAGTTTCTCACAAGACTTGAAGTGTTGGATATGAGTGGTTGCTCAAAACTTGAGAGCCTCCCAAAAATCACAGTGCCTATGGAATCTTTGCATAGCCTTAAGTTGAGTAAAACAGGCATTAAAGAGATACCCTCATCATTAATTAAGCATATGATATCTTTGACGTTTCTAAATTTAGATGGAACGCCGATTAAAGCGTTACCTGAGCTTCCCCCTTCGCTTCGTTATCTAACAACACATGACTGTGCATCACTAGAAACCGTGACATCAAGCATCAATATCGGTAGATTAGAGTTAGGATTGGATTTTACAAATTGCTTCAAATTGGATCAGAAACCACTGGTAGCAGCAATGCATTTGAAAATTCAGGTATCTCTCTTAACCcccttgtctttctttcttctctctttcttgctTGCTTCATCACATTTTCGAAATGTGACTTTTGTGTTACAGTCCGGAGAGGAGATCCCAGATGGCGGTATTCAAATGGTACTACCGGGGAgtgaaattccagaatggtTCGGTGACAAAGGAATTGGATCTTCACTCACCATGCAGTTGCCGTCCAATTGTCATCAGCTCAAGGGAATTGCTTTCTGCCTTGTCTTTCTACTCCCTCTTCCCTCCCATGACATGCCTTATAAAGtcgatgatgatattgatgttaatttatatcttGATTACCATGTTAAGAGTAAAAACGGTGAgcatgatggtgatgatgaagtCGTCTTAGCTTCCGGGGAAAGATGTCATCTACCATCTCAAATGAAGACATGTGACTCGGATCACATGGTTCTACATTACATGGCTCTACGTTACCAGCTCGAATTGGTAAATCGTTTACGTAAATATTCCGGCAATGAAGTTACATTTAAATTCTACCACCATGAAGTGGTCAACATGGCGAGGAAGGTAGGTAATGAGATCCAAAGGCCTTTCAAGTTGAAAAGCTGTGGGGTGTATCTGCACTTTGATGAAAATCTACCCACTCTGAGCACATCAACAGAAGTGCCAGTAGCTTTTTGTGTGGCTTCACTCAAACCAGATGAAAAGCTAGTCAATCTATCACCAACTAATTCTCCTATTTGA
- the LOC133667904 gene encoding uncharacterized protein LOC133667904, which translates to MHIGYQFTKFCVIMSHISSYTSGIVFLLSKISFMYLKPQLLQITFHGGLQPFCSVWKDFESRCYVVDRVLLGMSNITHHQRISFKTQAIKSFYSNFIESFAFINDHSCPNELGNINCNFYKDWDSSIGAIDELHPHPMGGGKLKFLESYNISGVEEGPLNSADQFADNTDSLIRLMKPEITSTIDMTPENPSLGSDSLEMDNDSLSSAKAGFDDFLGEVRDSINTSVNNGGNVVQSSLDTITSSITSIKEGASEAVDGALSKVFSTFDQTEELAAKD; encoded by the coding sequence ATGCACATCGGTTATCAATTCACCAAGTTTTGTGTTATCATGTCACATATTTCTTCATATACCTCTGGCATAGTATTTCTATTGTCAAAAATTTCATTCATGTATTTGAAACCACAACTACTGCAGATAACATTCCATGGAGGTCTGCAACCATTTTGCTCAGTCTGGAAGGATTTCGAGTCCAGATGTTATGTTGTAGACAGGGTACTTTTGGGAATGTCAAATATAACACATCACCAAAGAATTTCCTTCAAAACACAAGCTATAAAGTCTTTCTACTCCAATTTTATTGAaagctttgctttcattaatgaTCATTCTTGCCCAAATGAACTAGGCAACATTAATTGCAACTTTTATAAGGATTGGGATTCTTCAATTGGAGCAATAGATGAACTGCACCCACACCCTATGGGAGGGGGTAAACTGAAATTCTTAGAAAGTTATAACATATCTGGTGTTGAAGAAGGACCTTTGAACTCTGCAGACCAGTTTGCTGATAATACAGATAGTTTAATACGACTTATGAAACCTGAAATAACATCAACTATTGATATGACACCAGAGAATCCCAGTTTGGGATCTGATTCCCTGGAAATGGATAACGATTCATTATCTAGTGCAAAGGctggttttgatgattttttgggCGAGGTTAGGGACTCCATCAACACTTCAGTAAATAATGGAGGAAATGTTGTGCAAAGCTCACTAGACACAATTACTTCTTCAATAACATCGATTAAGGAAGGTGCTTCAGAAGCAGTAGATGGTGCCTTGAGTAAAGTATTCTCTACTTTTGATCAAACAGAAGAATTAGCTGCCAAAGATTGA